The following proteins are co-located in the Betta splendens chromosome 9, fBetSpl5.4, whole genome shotgun sequence genome:
- the LOC114862645 gene encoding intracellular hyaluronan-binding protein 4-like, which yields MLPDAYGCVVANRFGNLLDDEADPFDLISEVEKEKRRKKKKKEEDEKKSKQKKPGQRESQKDRRVPFAQEPQEPVPVRRPVQPARADVGERKPKKEEPPQEFSIPKPSFNTDTDFRGRVVRGRRAARGGAYSRTSDNMNLRGKREYDRHNGTGISPEEKRGGRGPWNWGCVEEAASELMEVSADTSVKSEDSQTTADAEKINRSGDEEDGEMVVQVAMEMTLDEWKALQEMGRPKAEFNIRKSENPIPSKAKVIHQSKHLETKSTVEDLEDEGNFLRRSVNDITSLLDINFGSLRRPSRGGRGRGGRGVATNRPERVKPLSDREDELAPDPDDPEDFPALSTGK from the exons ATGCTGCCGGACGCCTACGGCTGCGTTGTGGCGAACAGGTTCGGGAACCTTCTGGATGACGAGGCAGACCCATTTGACCTGATCAgcgaggtggagaaggagaaaaggaggaagaaaaagaagaaggaggaagacgagaagAAGAGCAAACAGAAGAAACCTGGACAGAGGGAATCCCAGAAGGACAGGCGCGTGCCGTTTGCGCAGGAGCCCCAGGAGCCGGTTCCAG TTCGTAGGCCCGTCCAGCCGGCTCGGGCTGATGTTGGGGAGCGTAAACCCAAGAAAGAAGAGCCCCCACAGGAGTTCTCCATCCCAAA GCCTTCCTTTAATACAGACACTGACTTCAGGGGCCGAGTAGTCCGAGGAAGGAGAGCTGCACGAGGCGGCGCATACTCCAGGACCTCTGACAACATGAACCTGAGGGGAAAGAGGGAGTATGATCGACACAATGGAAC AGGCATCTCTCCTGAGGAGAAGCGAGGAGGCCGAGGGCCCTGGAACTGGGGCTGTGTTGAAGAAGCTGCAAG TGAATTAATGGAGGTGTCTGCCGACACTTCAGTCAAATCTGAAGACTCCCAAACAACTGCGGATGCCGAGAAAATAAATCG CTCCGGGGACGAGGAGGATGGCGAGATGGTGGTCCaagttgccatggagatgacCCTGGATGAGTGGaaggctctgcaggagatgggTCGTCCCAAGGCAGAGTTTAATATCCGCAAATCTGAGAACCCGATTCCTTCCAAAGCCAAGGTCATCCACCAGTCCAAGCACCTGGAG ACCAAAAGCACtgtggaggacctggaggacgaGGGCAACTTCCTCCGTAGGTCTGTGAATGACATCACGTCTCTTCTGGACATCAACTTTGGAAGTCTCAGGCGTCCCAGTCGCGGCGGtcgggggaggggagggcgaGGTGTTGCAACCAATCGCCCAGAGCGAGTCAAACCATTATCAGACAGG GAGGATGAACTGGCTCCCGACCCAGATGACCCAGAAGACTTCCCGGCGCTATCGACAGGAAAATAG